From a region of the Actinomadura luzonensis genome:
- a CDS encoding family 10 glycosylhydrolase, whose translation MTALPRTVLAALLAAFVTLVAPGPAAVAAACTTDPATPKRQLRAMWISSVANIDWPSRTGLSAAAQQAEFRAWLDLAVAKRMNAVVVQVRPTADAFWPSPYEPWSQWLTGTQGGDPGYDPLAFMVSEAHARNLEFHAWFNPYRIANHDDPSKLVATHPARQNPGWRFAYGGKLYYNPGIPAVRDFIEDAIMDAVSTHDVDGVHLDDYFYPYPVSGEPIPDSATFAQYGGSFGNVADWRRENVNLLVKELDQRIHAAKPHVSFGVSPFGIWRNSGTDPLGSRTSGLQSYDAIYADSRTWVKQGWVDYISPQIYWHLGFSTAAYEVLTAWWSDVVRDTGVQLVVGQAAYRAGASGQDAAWQDPAELSDHLYDNRKHPEIAGDVYFSAKDVKADRIGAITRLVSAHYTRPALLPARGTAAAPAAPVITAATQGSGGVQLAWTGSGAAYAVYRVAGTPSAADPCFFADARNLLGTTRARTFTDTTASGQSTYYVTALTRTHQESAPSAGRSAGSAGGAFSVTLDNAAAGFTASASWGTSTYSGQLYGSDYRFADPVAASDPAWYAATIPSAGSYRVEVWYPANAGYNSATPYVVAASGGSQTVVVDQRSGGGAWRSIGTFSLAAGTYNVVGVSRWTSAAGYVIADAVRITKV comes from the coding sequence GTGACCGCGCTCCCGCGTACCGTCCTGGCGGCGCTGCTCGCCGCATTCGTCACCCTCGTCGCCCCCGGCCCCGCGGCCGTCGCCGCCGCCTGCACCACTGATCCCGCCACCCCGAAGCGCCAGCTCCGGGCCATGTGGATCTCCTCGGTCGCCAACATCGACTGGCCGAGCCGCACCGGGCTGAGCGCCGCCGCCCAGCAGGCCGAGTTTCGCGCCTGGCTGGACCTCGCGGTCGCCAAGCGCATGAACGCCGTGGTCGTGCAGGTCAGGCCGACGGCCGACGCGTTCTGGCCCTCGCCGTACGAGCCGTGGTCGCAGTGGCTGACCGGCACCCAGGGCGGCGACCCGGGCTACGACCCGCTGGCGTTCATGGTCAGCGAGGCCCACGCCCGCAACCTGGAGTTCCACGCCTGGTTCAACCCGTACCGGATCGCCAACCACGACGACCCGAGCAAGCTGGTCGCCACGCACCCCGCCCGGCAGAACCCCGGCTGGCGCTTCGCCTACGGCGGCAAGCTCTACTACAACCCCGGCATCCCGGCGGTCCGCGACTTCATCGAGGACGCGATCATGGACGCCGTCTCGACGCACGACGTGGACGGCGTGCACCTCGACGACTACTTCTACCCGTATCCGGTGAGCGGCGAGCCCATCCCCGACTCCGCCACCTTCGCCCAGTACGGCGGCTCGTTCGGCAACGTCGCCGACTGGCGGCGGGAGAACGTGAACCTCCTGGTCAAGGAGCTGGACCAGCGCATCCACGCGGCCAAGCCGCACGTCTCCTTCGGCGTCAGCCCGTTCGGGATCTGGCGCAACTCCGGCACCGACCCGCTCGGCTCGCGCACCTCCGGCCTCCAGTCCTACGACGCGATCTACGCCGACAGCCGCACCTGGGTCAAGCAGGGCTGGGTCGACTACATCTCGCCGCAGATCTACTGGCACCTCGGCTTCTCCACCGCCGCCTACGAGGTGCTCACCGCCTGGTGGTCCGACGTCGTCAGGGACACCGGCGTGCAGCTCGTCGTCGGCCAGGCCGCCTACCGGGCCGGCGCCTCCGGCCAGGACGCCGCCTGGCAGGACCCCGCCGAGCTGAGCGACCACCTGTACGACAACAGGAAGCACCCCGAGATCGCCGGCGACGTGTACTTCAGCGCCAAGGACGTCAAGGCCGACCGGATCGGCGCGATCACCCGCCTGGTGAGCGCCCACTACACCCGGCCCGCCCTGCTGCCCGCGCGCGGCACCGCCGCCGCCCCCGCCGCGCCCGTCATCACCGCCGCCACGCAGGGGTCCGGCGGCGTCCAGCTCGCCTGGACCGGCTCCGGCGCCGCGTACGCCGTCTACCGGGTGGCCGGCACCCCGTCCGCCGCCGACCCGTGCTTCTTCGCCGACGCCCGCAACCTGCTCGGCACCACCCGCGCCAGGACGTTCACCGACACCACGGCGAGCGGCCAGAGCACCTACTACGTCACCGCGCTCACCAGGACCCACCAGGAGAGCGCGCCCAGCGCGGGCCGGAGCGCCGGCTCCGCGGGCGGCGCGTTCAGCGTGACGCTCGACAACGCCGCCGCCGGCTTCACCGCGAGCGCGAGCTGGGGCACCTCCACCTACTCCGGCCAGCTCTACGGGAGCGACTACCGCTTCGCCGACCCGGTCGCCGCCAGCGACCCCGCCTGGTACGCGGCGACGATCCCGAGCGCGGGCAGCTACCGGGTGGAGGTGTGGTACCCGGCGAACGCCGGCTACAACAGCGCGACGCCGTACGTCGTGGCGGCCTCCGGCGGCAGCCAGACCGTCGTCGTGGACCAGCGGAGCGGCGGCGGGGCGTGGCGGAGCATCGGCACGTTCTCACTGGCCGCGGGGACGTACAACGTGGTCGGCGTGAGCCGCTGGACCTCGGCCGCCGGTTACGTCATCGCGGACGCCGTCCGCATCACCAAGGTGTGA
- a CDS encoding SDR family NAD(P)-dependent oxidoreductase encodes MTARFAGKVALVTGATGVVGAAVARAYAGEGAAVLAAGRDPGRLAALVKDIEADGGRASAFAADVTRSAEAAAMVDAAVSRYGGLDVACNAAGIFGMLAPAADYDEDVWDQVLAVNLKGVFLTMKHEIRHMRAHGGGTIVNVASNLGAHWRLPGAAAYAASKAAVSHLTRTAARDHIADGVRINAVSPGPIDSPMSTRPGETREQRDERMSASLPIGRVAAPEEIAAAVLWLTSPESGFVVGQDHVIDGGATA; translated from the coding sequence ATGACAGCTCGTTTCGCGGGAAAAGTCGCGCTCGTCACCGGCGCCACCGGAGTGGTGGGCGCGGCGGTGGCCCGGGCCTACGCCGGCGAGGGCGCCGCGGTGCTGGCCGCCGGGCGTGACCCCGGCCGGCTGGCCGCGCTCGTCAAGGACATCGAGGCGGACGGCGGGCGGGCGAGCGCCTTCGCCGCCGACGTCACCCGCTCGGCCGAGGCCGCCGCCATGGTCGACGCCGCGGTCTCCCGGTACGGCGGGCTCGACGTGGCCTGCAACGCGGCCGGCATCTTCGGCATGCTCGCGCCCGCCGCCGACTACGACGAGGACGTCTGGGACCAGGTGCTGGCGGTCAACCTGAAGGGCGTCTTCCTGACCATGAAGCACGAGATCCGCCACATGCGCGCGCACGGCGGCGGGACGATCGTCAACGTCGCCTCCAACCTGGGCGCGCACTGGCGGCTGCCGGGGGCCGCCGCGTACGCCGCGTCGAAGGCCGCCGTCAGTCACCTGACCCGCACCGCCGCCCGCGACCACATCGCCGACGGCGTCCGGATCAACGCGGTCAGCCCGGGGCCGATCGACTCGCCCATGTCCACGCGCCCCGGCGAGACCCGCGAGCAGCGGGACGAGCGGATGAGCGCCTCCCTGCCCATCGGGCGGGTGGCTGCGCCCGAGGAGATCGCGGCGGCGGTGCTCTGGCTGACCTCGCCCGAGTCGGGCTTCGTCGTCGGCCAGGATCACGTCATCGACGGCGGCGCCACCGCCTGA
- a CDS encoding glycosyltransferase family 9 protein yields the protein MGGPVPGVERIVVLRANAIGDYLLAVPALEALKAAYPDAKLTLLGLPWHAGFLAQRPGPVDEVIALPPVTGVSVAEDGHAAPPGLFEGLRERAFDLAVQLHGGGRYSNPFVRRLGARVTAGLRTPDAEELDRWMPYAGYHHEALRLLQAVELVGAAPGRLEPRAAVTGRDREELADAFGEPPPGLVAVHPGARDPRRRWPVERFAEVADRLGRPVVVTGSAAERELVEGVAAAMRSPAVAAAGTLGLGALAALYERCDLVIGTDTGPRHLAAAVGTPTVAVYWCVNLIGYGPLSRTWHRPLISWTTACPVCGADGVRPRAERCPHDVPWVTDVPVEAVLEEAESLLALRGRETGGATRA from the coding sequence ATGGGCGGGCCGGTGCCGGGCGTCGAGCGGATCGTCGTGCTGCGGGCCAACGCGATCGGCGACTACCTGCTGGCCGTCCCCGCGCTGGAGGCGCTGAAGGCGGCCTACCCGGACGCCAAGCTGACGCTGCTCGGGCTGCCCTGGCACGCCGGGTTCCTGGCGCAGCGGCCGGGCCCGGTGGACGAGGTGATCGCGCTGCCGCCGGTCACCGGCGTGTCCGTCGCGGAGGACGGGCACGCCGCGCCGCCCGGGCTGTTCGAGGGGCTGCGTGAGCGCGCCTTCGACCTGGCCGTGCAGCTCCACGGCGGCGGCCGGTACTCCAACCCCTTCGTGCGGCGGCTCGGCGCGCGGGTGACGGCCGGGCTGCGGACGCCGGACGCCGAGGAGCTCGACCGCTGGATGCCGTACGCCGGCTACCACCACGAGGCCCTGCGGCTCCTCCAGGCGGTCGAGCTGGTCGGGGCCGCGCCCGGCCGGCTGGAGCCGCGGGCGGCGGTCACCGGACGTGACCGGGAGGAGCTGGCGGACGCGTTCGGCGAGCCGCCGCCCGGCCTGGTCGCGGTGCACCCGGGGGCGCGCGACCCGCGCCGCCGCTGGCCCGTGGAGCGGTTCGCCGAGGTCGCCGACCGGCTCGGCCGGCCGGTCGTGGTCACCGGCTCGGCCGCCGAGCGGGAGCTGGTGGAGGGCGTGGCCGCCGCGATGCGCAGCCCGGCCGTCGCCGCCGCCGGCACGCTCGGGCTCGGCGCGCTGGCCGCGCTGTACGAGCGCTGCGACCTGGTGATCGGCACCGACACCGGCCCGCGCCACCTGGCCGCCGCCGTCGGCACGCCCACGGTCGCCGTCTACTGGTGCGTCAACCTCATCGGCTACGGCCCGCTCTCCAGGACCTGGCACCGGCCGCTCATCTCGTGGACCACCGCCTGCCCGGTGTGCGGCGCGGACGGCGTGCGCCCGCGGGCCGAGCGCTGTCCGCACGACGTGCCGTGGGTGACCGACGTCCCGGTGGAGGCCGTGCTGGAGGAGGCCGAGAGCCTGCTCGCGCTGCGCGGCCGGGAGACCGGGGGAGCGACGCGGGCGTAG
- a CDS encoding golvesin C-terminal-like domain-containing protein, whose amino-acid sequence MRLARTRLAALATSFLAVLLLIAAGRPALAQPVAQDGPLPAAFAKAAAQYDVPRDLLVALAYAETHLDGHRGEPSASGGYGVMHLVSNPTNHSLEKAAELTGLPVEKLRTDDAANILGGAAVLRSHADALGLDEPARKDAGRWYQAVAKYGNATTPELARLYADAVYDGLGLGIDLHGVQVKPQEVTADRGEYAKARDLNAKADASILSTDYGPAAWVAASSSNYTASSRPSSYAIDRVVIHVTQGSYAGTISWFQNSSAQVSAHYVVKSSNGAITQMVREKDIAWHAGNWTYNTRSIGIEHEGYVSEASWFTDAMYRASAALTKAICDKYGIPKDRSHIIGHNEVPGATHTDPGSYWNWTTYMNYVTGGGTPSWTTTVDNSTSGQFTASANWGTSTYSSQRYGADYRFADPVSASDPAWYSATIPSAGTYRVEVWYPADPGYNSSAPYIVAASGGNQTVYVDQRSGGGAWKSIGTFSLSAGTYNVVGLSRWTAGTGYVIADAVRISRV is encoded by the coding sequence ATGAGACTCGCCCGCACGCGATTAGCAGCCCTCGCCACCTCCTTCCTCGCCGTCCTCCTCCTCATCGCCGCAGGCCGGCCCGCCCTGGCCCAGCCGGTCGCCCAGGACGGCCCGCTCCCCGCCGCCTTCGCCAAGGCGGCCGCCCAGTACGACGTGCCGCGCGATCTGCTGGTCGCCCTCGCCTACGCCGAGACCCACCTCGACGGGCACCGGGGCGAGCCCAGCGCCAGCGGCGGCTACGGCGTGATGCACCTGGTCAGCAACCCCACCAACCACTCCCTGGAGAAGGCCGCCGAGCTGACCGGGCTCCCGGTGGAGAAGCTGCGCACCGACGACGCCGCCAACATCCTCGGCGGCGCCGCCGTCCTCCGCTCCCACGCCGACGCCCTCGGCCTCGACGAGCCGGCCCGCAAGGACGCCGGCCGCTGGTACCAGGCGGTCGCCAAGTACGGCAACGCCACCACGCCCGAGCTCGCCCGCCTGTACGCCGACGCCGTCTACGACGGCCTCGGCCTCGGCATCGACCTCCACGGCGTGCAGGTCAAGCCGCAGGAGGTCACCGCCGACCGGGGCGAGTACGCCAAGGCCCGCGACCTCAACGCCAAGGCCGACGCGAGCATCCTCAGCACCGACTACGGCCCCGCCGCCTGGGTCGCCGCCAGCTCCAGCAACTACACCGCCTCCAGCCGCCCGTCGAGCTACGCCATCGACCGCGTGGTCATCCACGTCACGCAGGGCTCGTACGCCGGCACCATCTCCTGGTTCCAGAACTCCAGCGCCCAGGTCTCCGCCCACTACGTGGTCAAGTCCTCCAACGGCGCCATCACCCAGATGGTGCGGGAGAAGGACATCGCCTGGCACGCCGGCAACTGGACCTACAACACCCGCTCCATCGGCATCGAGCACGAGGGCTACGTCAGCGAGGCCTCGTGGTTCACCGACGCGATGTACCGGGCGTCCGCGGCCCTGACCAAGGCCATCTGCGACAAGTACGGCATCCCGAAGGACCGCAGCCACATCATCGGCCACAACGAGGTGCCCGGCGCCACCCACACCGACCCCGGTTCCTACTGGAACTGGACCACGTACATGAACTACGTGACCGGCGGCGGCACCCCCTCGTGGACCACCACCGTGGACAACTCCACCTCCGGCCAGTTCACCGCGAGCGCCAACTGGGGCACCTCCACCTACTCCAGCCAGCGCTACGGCGCCGACTACCGCTTCGCCGACCCGGTCTCCGCCAGCGACCCGGCGTGGTACTCGGCCACCATCCCGAGCGCCGGCACCTACCGCGTCGAGGTCTGGTACCCGGCCGACCCGGGCTACAACAGCTCGGCGCCGTACATCGTGGCGGCCTCGGGCGGCAACCAGACCGTGTACGTCGACCAGCGGAGCGGCGGCGGGGCCTGGAAGAGCATCGGCACGTTCTCGCTGAGCGCGGGGACGTACAACGTGGTCGGCCTGAGCCGGTGGACGGCCGGCACGGGCTACGTCATCGCCGACGCCGTCCGCATCAGCCGCGTCTGA
- a CDS encoding SigE family RNA polymerase sigma factor, whose protein sequence is MTSTPSEVIVDAADEQRFREFVAARSPALMRLGFLLTGGDQHAAEDLVQHALAKLATRWRRVAAPEAYARQTMYRQQVSWWRTSTRRGEVVLADPPEAAARDLNHQSELRLVLRAALARLTARQRAVLVLRYFEDLPEQDVARALGCSVGTVRSTAHRSLARLREIAPELAQELAAVR, encoded by the coding sequence GTGACGTCGACCCCTTCGGAGGTGATCGTGGACGCCGCGGACGAGCAGCGTTTCCGCGAGTTCGTCGCCGCGCGTTCCCCCGCACTCATGCGGCTCGGGTTCCTGCTCACCGGCGGCGACCAGCATGCGGCCGAGGACCTGGTGCAGCACGCGCTGGCCAAGCTCGCCACCAGGTGGCGGCGGGTGGCCGCCCCTGAGGCGTACGCGCGGCAGACCATGTACCGGCAGCAGGTGAGCTGGTGGCGGACGAGCACGCGGCGCGGCGAGGTGGTGCTGGCGGACCCGCCGGAGGCCGCGGCCCGGGACCTCAACCACCAGAGCGAGCTGCGCCTGGTGCTCCGCGCGGCGCTGGCCCGGCTGACCGCCCGCCAGCGCGCGGTGCTGGTGCTGCGCTACTTCGAGGACCTGCCCGAGCAGGACGTGGCGCGCGCGCTGGGCTGCTCGGTGGGCACGGTCAGGAGCACCGCGCACCGGTCACTGGCGCGCCTCAGGGAGATCGCCCCCGAGCTGGCCCAGGAACTGGCGGCGGTCCGATGA
- a CDS encoding TetR/AcrR family transcriptional regulator — protein MARSKEFDPQVALEKALELFWERGYEGTSMADLVAALGIARASIYGTFGGKRELYLKALELYLARSGVVEPLSQPGPALPALRAFLDGYVAECLADELRRGCMVVNSAVEFGSRDAVVSRRVAASWAELETAIAGVLVRARAQGEIPAHKDPHALARFLLVLLQGVRVLGRADPDPRRLRDAVDQAMTAVSI, from the coding sequence GTGGCACGGAGCAAGGAGTTCGATCCCCAGGTCGCGCTGGAGAAGGCCCTGGAGCTGTTCTGGGAGCGCGGCTACGAGGGCACGTCGATGGCGGACCTCGTGGCCGCGCTCGGCATCGCGCGGGCGAGCATCTACGGCACCTTCGGCGGCAAGCGGGAGCTGTACCTGAAGGCGCTGGAGCTGTACCTGGCGCGGTCCGGCGTCGTGGAGCCGCTGTCCCAGCCGGGGCCGGCGCTGCCCGCCCTGCGCGCCTTCCTCGACGGCTACGTCGCCGAATGCCTGGCCGACGAGCTGCGCCGCGGGTGCATGGTGGTGAACTCGGCGGTCGAGTTCGGCTCCCGCGACGCGGTCGTGTCGCGGCGGGTGGCGGCGAGCTGGGCAGAGCTGGAGACCGCGATCGCCGGCGTGCTGGTGCGGGCGCGGGCCCAGGGGGAGATCCCGGCGCACAAGGACCCGCACGCGCTGGCCAGGTTCCTGCTCGTGCTGCTGCAGGGCGTCAGAGTGCTCGGCCGGGCCGACCCGGACCCGCGCCGGTTGCGCGACGCCGTCGACCAGGCCATGACGGCCGTCTCCATTTGA